Sequence from the Bacteroidales bacterium genome:
AATTACATATACATTACCGGAATCAAAACAAACTAAATCAAAAATACCGGAAATGGACGAAGATCAAACCGAATTATCCGAAATTATTAATCGGAATTTTTAGGGTGTTGCAAAGACGAAAACAGGAAAAGATATCCTGTATTGGAAAAAACACCTTACTTCCCGATTGCCGTTTAATAATTTTGTTTAAAAACATCAAATAATATACTCAAAATTAAGCTATTTTTTTTAATTTTGAGAACTCAAATTATTTGGAAAGATTCCAAATAAGAAAAATAAATATTTGAAGAATTTAAAATATATAACATTATGGCAAAAGTAAAAGGTGCAATAATCGTTGATACAGAACGATGCAAAGGTTGTAATCTTTGCGTTGTAGCTTGTCCTACGGATGTAATTGCATTAAATGAACAAGTAAACGGAAAAGGATTTAATCCTGCATTTCCTGAAAATCACAGTGCTTGTACCGCGTGTATGAGTTGCTCAATGGTTTGTCCGGATATGTGTATCACTGTCTATAGATACAAACCGCAATAAGAATCAGTTTAACTCAAATTTGAAAAAGAGAATGGAAGAATTTAAATTAATGAAAGGCAACGAAGCAATAGCAGAAGCTGCCATAAGAGAAGGAGTTGACGGATACTTTGGTTATCCTATTACTCCGCAATCAGAAGTTATTGAATATTTAATGCTTGAAGAACCGTACAAAACAACAGGAATGGTTGTTTTACAAGCAGAAAGTGAAATAGGTGCTATAAATATGGTTTACGGTGCGGCAGGTGCAGGGAAAAAAGCTATGACTTCGTCATCGAGCCCCGGAATAAGCCTTAAACAAGAAGGAATTTCATACATGGCAGGTTCTGAACTACCCTGTGTTATTGTTAATGTTGTCAGAGGCGGTCCGGGACTAGGGACTATACAACCTTCACAAGCAGATTATTTTCAAACAGTAAAAGGCGGAGGACACGGAGATTACAGACTTATTGTTTTAGCACCGGCATCCGTTCAGGAAATGGCAGATTTCGTTGAAGATGGTTTTGATTTAGCTTTTAAATACAGAACTCCGATGATGATATTATCCGACGGTTTAATCGGACAAATGATGGAAAAGGTAAAACTTAAACCACAAAAAACCAGATTAACCGAAGCCGAAATCAGGGCTAAATACGGAGACTGGGCAACTATAGGACATAAGCCTTCTGAACGTAATATTATTACTTCATTAGAGCTTAAATCAGAACGTCAAGAAAAGCATAATCACAAATTGCAGGCAAAGTACAGAGAGATTGAAAAAAATGAAATAAGATACGAAAAAATAAACTGCGAAAACGCTGATTATCTATTAGTTGCATACGGTTCAAGTGCAAGAATTTGTCAAAAAACAATTCAACTCGGTAAAGAAAAAGGTATTAATATCGGTTTAATAAGACCGATTACACTTTGGCCCTTCCCGAGCAAAGTAATTAATGACGCAGCGGATAAAGTTAAAGGAATTTTATCGGTAGAATTAAGTGCAGGACAAATGGTTGAAGATGTCAGATTAGCTGTTAACGGAAAAGTAAAAGTTGAACATTACGGACGATTCGGAGGTATGATTCATTCTCCCGATGAAGTTCTTGAAGCATTAGAACAAAAAATAATAGGAGGATAAAACTATGTCAGAAATTATAACACCCGAAGAAATAATAAAAAAAGGAACATTAGTTTTTGAGAAAACAAAACTGATGACCGATGCAAACTTATCTTATTGTCCGGGATGCGGACACGGAGTTGCACACAGAATTACAATGGAAGTTCTGGAAGAAATGGGAATAGGAGATCAAACAATAGGTATTGCTCCCGTCGGATGTTCCGTTCTTGCTTACGATTTTATGAATATTGATATGCAACAAGCAGCTCACGGAAGAGCTCCGGCAGTTGCAACCGGTATAAAACGCCTTTTTCCCGAAAAATATGTTTTTACCTATCAAGGTGACGGAGATTTAGCAGCCATCGGTACAAATGAAACAATTCATGCGTGTAACAGAGGTGAAAATATCGTAATTATTTTTATTAATAACGGAATTTACGGAATGACGGGAGGGCAAATGGCTCCGACTACTCTTGCAGGGATGAAATCATCAACTTCGCCTTACGGAAGAGACCTTGGTATGACAGGACATCCGATTAAGATTACTGAATTAGTCGCTAACTTACCCGGTGTCTGTTTTGCAACAAGGCAAGCAGTTCATAAACCCGGCTTAGTGCGAAAAGCAAAAAAAGCAATTAAAAAAGCATTTGAAAACCAAAGAGATAAAAAAGGTTTGTCAATTGTTGAAATTGTTTCAAATTGTAACTCAGGTTGGAAAATGACCCCGGTAAAATCAAATGAATGGTTAGAAGAAAATATGTTGCCTGTATTTCCTCTCGGAGATATTAAAGGATAATTCTTAAATATAAAATTAAAAAGAAATGACAGAAGAAATTATTATAGCAGGATTCGGCGGGCAAGGTGTTCTCTCAATGGGAAAAATCTTAGCTTATTCCGGAATAATGCAAGACAAAGAAGTTAGTTGGATGCCTTCATACGGACCCGAAATGCGAGGTGGAACTGCAAATGTTACCGTTATTTTAAGCGATGAAAGAATCAGTTCTCCCGTATTAAGATATTATGATACTGCAATTGTATTGAATCAACCTTCGATGGATAAATTTGAAGAAACCGTTAAACCCGGAGGTTTATTGCTTTATGATCCTAACGGAATTATACATCCGCCTACAAGAAAAGATATTAATATATATAAAATTGAAGGAGCTTTTGAAGCATCAAAAATGAAGAGTTCAAAAACATTTAATATGATTGTTTTGGGTGCATATTTAAAAATTAAGCCGGTTGTTGAAATGGAAAATATCTTGAAAGGTTTAAAAAAATCATTACCCGAAAGGCATCATCATTTAATACCGCTTAACGAAGATGCAATCAAGGTCGGTCTTGCAAAAGTTGAAGAAATACAAACAGCTTAGGATAATGAAAGACTTGCAAATTGCAGGTCTTTTTTTTATCTCTTATATCATACTGAAAAATTATTATCTTTACAAAAACAAATTATTTAATTAAATTATGGAAAATATGAAAAAACTTTTATTTGCACTGATATTTGCGGCATTTTTATTCGGCTGTAAATCAGAAGACACAAACAATGATGACACTCCTAATGATACTACAACTGTTGTTGTTACGGACAAAACAAATGAAAATACAGATACAACAGAAATTGTTTTAAGCGATGAAGAAGCAGAGGTTAAATCTGACGAAATTCTAAAAAAAACAGAGGACATTAACAATAAATTAGATGATATTTTAAATAACTAAAATTATACTAAAAATGAAAAAAGTAATATACATAATGATGATTGCTGTTTTTGTTATTTTTTCAGGGCAAGCAATAGCTCAAAAAACAAATGATAAAGGCGGAAGTAAAACTAAAAAAGAACAAAAATATAATCCTGATAACAATAAATCAGACGAAGTAAAAGAAAAGGAAAAAGATAAAAAAGAAAAAGAACTCAGAGAAAAAGATAAAAAAGAACGAGAAAGAAAAGAACGAGAAAGAAAAGAAAAACAGAATAAAGAAAGAAAAGAAAAGAAAAATGACTCTAAAGTTAAATCTGATGATGACAATGATAACGATGATTTTGACAAACCCGAAAAAAAACTTGAAAAAGCTGACGACAATATAGAGCGAGCTAAAACAAAGATTAAAAAAGCTTATGAACATATAGAAAAACAAAGAGAAAACTCCCAAATATCAGAAGAACAGTACCTTAAAAAGAAATCTGAAATTAAAGAACTGGAAAAAGAATTAGATAAGCTCGAAGGAGAGAAATTAGATATTAAAAAACATTACAAAAAAAATAAGACAGAATAAAAAAATCCCGTTTTAATAAAAGTGTAAAGTCGATTATATAAATCGGCTTTATGCACTTCTACGGATAACATCTTTTTCCGCAAAAATAAAGTTTATTCTAAAAGAAAGGCTATGGTTTAGGTATTCTGTGAATTATTGTTTATTTTTACAAAAAAACCTGATATGGATATAGCTATATTAAAATCACAATTTACAGATTTGGATATTTGCGCACAAGAACAGCT
This genomic interval carries:
- a CDS encoding ferredoxin family protein — its product is MAKVKGAIIVDTERCKGCNLCVVACPTDVIALNEQVNGKGFNPAFPENHSACTACMSCSMVCPDMCITVYRYKPQ
- a CDS encoding 3-methyl-2-oxobutanoate dehydrogenase subunit VorB — translated: MEEFKLMKGNEAIAEAAIREGVDGYFGYPITPQSEVIEYLMLEEPYKTTGMVVLQAESEIGAINMVYGAAGAGKKAMTSSSSPGISLKQEGISYMAGSELPCVIVNVVRGGPGLGTIQPSQADYFQTVKGGGHGDYRLIVLAPASVQEMADFVEDGFDLAFKYRTPMMILSDGLIGQMMEKVKLKPQKTRLTEAEIRAKYGDWATIGHKPSERNIITSLELKSERQEKHNHKLQAKYREIEKNEIRYEKINCENADYLLVAYGSSARICQKTIQLGKEKGINIGLIRPITLWPFPSKVINDAADKVKGILSVELSAGQMVEDVRLAVNGKVKVEHYGRFGGMIHSPDEVLEALEQKIIGG
- a CDS encoding thiamine pyrophosphate-dependent enzyme; the encoded protein is MTPEEIIKKGTLVFEKTKLMTDANLSYCPGCGHGVAHRITMEVLEEMGIGDQTIGIAPVGCSVLAYDFMNIDMQQAAHGRAPAVATGIKRLFPEKYVFTYQGDGDLAAIGTNETIHACNRGENIVIIFINNGIYGMTGGQMAPTTLAGMKSSTSPYGRDLGMTGHPIKITELVANLPGVCFATRQAVHKPGLVRKAKKAIKKAFENQRDKKGLSIVEIVSNCNSGWKMTPVKSNEWLEENMLPVFPLGDIKG
- a CDS encoding 2-oxoacid:acceptor oxidoreductase family protein, with the translated sequence MTEEIIIAGFGGQGVLSMGKILAYSGIMQDKEVSWMPSYGPEMRGGTANVTVILSDERISSPVLRYYDTAIVLNQPSMDKFEETVKPGGLLLYDPNGIIHPPTRKDINIYKIEGAFEASKMKSSKTFNMIVLGAYLKIKPVVEMENILKGLKKSLPERHHHLIPLNEDAIKVGLAKVEEIQTA